In Candidatus Omnitrophota bacterium, the DNA window GCGGAGCTTATAAAACAATTGAGCCCTGAGATGCGGACAAAATTGGCAAAATTAAGTAGGTCGGAATGAAAAAAATACTTACAGCGATAATCATTCCGGTGCTTTTGCTGAGTTTTATTCAACCTGCATTTGCTAAAGGGGGCCATTATAGGCCCGGCTTTGCGAATGTTCGCGACTTCGTGATACCTCCTCAGTTCAAGGGTTTCGCGGTGCTCGTATATAATCCATTCTACTGGAGCGGCGAATATATGGTCAATAATGGCAAGAAGCTCCAGCCGCTTAATGCAGATCGTTCGGTCACTATCAATAATACTATCACGGCAGATGTTACCGCGACAGCCGATATCAACGTTAAGATGTTCAGTTACGATGTAAACCCTATGCTCTTCTATTGCTCAGACTTTAACATCTTAGGCGCCAAATATGCCGTTGGGATAGCCCCTTCATATAATTATGTTTACACGAAGATAGACGCCGATCTAAACGGAACTCTTTCGATTAACGGAACGCCTGTAAAATCGGCAAGCGGCCACGTAAAAGTGGAAGATTCCGATTCAGGATTCGGCGATTTGATGGTCCGCCCGCTAATGCTCGATTGGGGGAGCGACCGTTATGATATCGTCTTAGCGTATTCTTTTTATGCTCCTACCGGACATTACGCGGAAAACAAACTGGCGAATGTAGGCCTGGGATATTGGAGCCATGATATATCTTTTGGAGGCCTGTACTATTTTAATAAAAAGGCGACAGCGGTTTTGTGCAATGCGACGTATGAATTCAACACCAGGATGTCGGGACAGGATACATATCCCGGACAGAACTTGATCCTCGAATATGGCATAGACCAGTTCCTCAATAAGTGGCTCGAAGTTGCGGTAAGCGGTTCAAGCTATTTTCAGATGACTAATGATTTTGGCACCAGCGCACATAGCAAATCCAATCATGAAATGGTTCATTCCGTTGGCGGCGAAGTAGATATCTGGCTTATCCCGAATAGAGTCAGTATCGTAGGGCGGTACTTCTACCAATATTACGGGGAGAATGCCATGAAGGGCCAGGGCGCCAACGCTACGGTGAATATATTGTTTTAGAGTGTCAAAGTGGGAGATGATATGACTAAAAGGGCACGAATTGGTTTTCTTAGATTAATATTTTGCGTTGCTTTTTTACTCGGTGTTTTAATCGTTGACGCGATGGCCTGTTCGGAAGTTTTTATAGACAAGGGCGGTAAAGTCAAGATCTCGGCCCGCAACTTTGACTTCCCTGCCGGCAATGGTTTTATACGATACAGTCCCGCGGGTATAGATAGACAGGCCCAGTACGCACCCCAAGATTCTCATCCTCTGAAATGGACGAGCAAATACGCATCTGTGACATTCAACGCTTCTCTTAATAAAACGAAATCATCAACCAATGGTGTATATGAAGCGGGTGTAGACGGCATTAATCAGGCTGGTCTAAAAATAGGCACTTATTTCCTGAGATCCTCAGTTTTTCCTAAAGATGGAATCAAGACAACCTTGGATATTGCTTCGCTGTCGCAGTATCTGCTGGATAATTTTAAGAGCGTCGACGAAGCCCTTGCTGATTTGGCCGGCGAGCGATACCGCATAACATTCACACCGACCGAATCGGTCGAGATCAAACTGCATCTGTTCCTCCACGACTCCACTGGACAATCGGCGATAGTCGAATTCATCGACGGCAAAATAAAGGTCACCAGGAACCCGGAGATTCCCGTGCTGACCAATGATACTTACGCCAAGTCGCTCGAACATCTCAAACTCTATAATGGTTTCGGTGGCGAGTTAGCCATCCCAGGTGACATTGAGTCGCTCAATCGTTTTGTTCGCGGTGTGTATTACTGGAAGAATCTACCCGTGCCCGCGGATATGACACAGGCGATTAATTATGGTTTCGCCGCCACTCAGCTTCTTACGGTACCTTCTGGGTTTACTCACGGTGGCACGCAGTGGACGATCGTGACCGACATCGACAACAAGCAGATTTATTTCCGCACGGCGAATAATCCGACGATTGCCAGTATCGACCTGAACAAGCTGTCCGCCTCTGCTATTGTCTCCAGCGATATCGATCTGTTGCGGATAGACTTTGTGGGTGACGTTAGCAACATGTTCGATAAGATCAATGGACTGAATCTCGTGCCCGGTCAAAGTCTCGGCATCGCTTCAGTACCCAACCTGCGGGACATCGGCGGTTACAAAACCCGCAATGGCGCCATCGTGCGCAGAGGGCTTGTGTATCGCGCTAGTCAACTCAACCCGATTAGTCCGGATGACCTAAAGAAGATTGCCCGGCTGGGCCTCGTGGCCGACTATGACCTACGCACTGCCCAAGAGCGCAGCGCCAGCCCCGATGAGTCACTGCCCGGCGTTCAGAACGTTTGGCTGAACGTGCTAGCCGATGAGAAGCAGTCAGTGGCGGCACGAATCGAAGAGCTCTTACACAACCCGAAGGAGGCGAACGTCGTCCTCGGCGGTGGCAAGGCCCAGGCCATGTCTGCCCAGGTTTATCGCGAACTCATTTCCCTGCCGAGCGCAAAGCAGGCGTACCGTCAACTGTTCGTTTCGCTCGGCAAACCGGACCAACTGCCCGCGCTCTTTCATTGCACGGCCGGCAAGGATAGAACCGGATGGGCCGCTGCCGCACTACTAACATTGCTCGGCGTGCCGAAGGACAAGGTCATGGAGGATTACCTGCGCAGCAACGAGTACATTCTCCCCGCCTATCAGACAATGATCAATGCTTTTGTCGCGGCCGGTGGAAAGCGGGCGATTCCCATGGACGTCCTCAGTGTAAAGGCGGAATATCTCGATGCCGCGTTTGACGAAATTCAGAAAAAATACGGCACGATCGAGAACTACTTTTCCGAAGCGTTGGGTATAGATGCCGCCGGACAGAAAGCCCTACGAGATCTCTACCTTGAAAGGAAATAGCGCTCTGTCCGCAATCATCCGGCAACGCTCTCAAAATAAAGTATAAATATCCATTTGTCCAGCTAAAGCCGGTGGACATTTTGTATCGGTTTGCGCTGTAAAGAGTTACGACTTTTTGAGCCAAAAATGACCGGACAAAACGGACATTTTGGTGAGGAATAGACCTCTCTAAATAGCAAAATTCGCTTGTTTCTGCCAATGATTCGGCTATAATAGATACCTATATAAAGAGAGAGGTTTCCCCTCGGCTTATACGAGAGGGACCCCATCTCACTCAGTGACTGCATGGATTCGAAGCGAGGCCGCGCCGAGCGAATAGCGAGGAAAAGTGCTATGCGCGACAGCGGCCGAGCTGGCGACGGAGGCGAGCTCCGCGAGCCGAAGTCGCCGAATTCCGTTAGCCAGCCCAATTTTAATTTTTGGATTATGAATCTTCCATCCTTAATGTATAGGAGGTCCAAATGCCATATGGTAAAGAGTTTGAAACTATGATCGGCTTACTTGAAAAAGTTGTCAAAAGATTGGATATACTTACAGGTATTAGCATTGCTTTGGTAATAATCGGCGTTACGGTAATAGTTGTTAAATCTGCAATTAATTTTATAAAGAAGAAATAACGAATAATGATCGTGGGGGCATAAGAATCGACCGGTGCAAAAAATATAACCGGATTAAAAGGGAAGTCGAAAATGGGGCCATCCCACAAAGTGACATCTTAGTATATAGGGTGTCCCCATGTAGGATGGCCCTAATAGTTGCTTTGAACCATGCATCAGAGTTAACCGGGGTCAGTGTCGCAAAGACCGTATACGAATCGGGCGCCTCCGCTAATAATGCCGCCTTTGTTGGCGAAGGCGGTTTGCAGTGCAAATATCAAGTTACCCGTGCTATTACGCTGAAGCTCGGCTATGAGGTGCTCTGGCTCTCGGGCGTCGCTACGGCACCCGGGCAGATATGCCAGACCTATATATTTAATAATCCGACCAGGGTGTATACACACGCCGTGAATTCCAATTCCAGCGTGCTTTTTCACGGAGCCACCGCGGGTTTGGACATTTCATTTTAGAAAATTAAAAATTTCTATGCGTAAATCAGTTTTTCTGTTTTTTATTGCAATACTCTCTTGTAGTTCTCTATGTGCTCACCGCGCCTACGGCACAGATGACTGGTCATTCGCTGTTATAGGAGACACGCGGGACAATGACCCAACTCAAACAGGTGTGAGCCAATATCTGCCCATAATAGCTGCTAAAGCGGCTTCTTTAAATCCGACATCTGTATTCGTCAACGGCGATCTCGTAAACGGTGACAGCGCATTTTACCTCCAGCCCTACTCAATACAATTCAATTATTGGAAGACTGCTATGACATCGCTCGGCGCCATACCCATCTACACGGTGCGCGGTAATCACGAAAACGAAGTGACCGATTTTTTGCCTACGAGCGAAACCTTAAAGGCTGCCTACTACACTGCCTTTGGGTCAACTACTCCCACGGTTGGGTCGCCTGTTCCCCAGAACGGCCCGAATGACGCGAATAGTAACGGTAATCAGACAGGATTTACCTGGAACCTTAGCAGCCAAAGCAGCCTTAATAAAAAATGGGTTCGCGTAATCGGAGTGGACCAATACTTTTATTATAATTCAACCGCGCAAGGCACCAGTCACTATTATCAGATAGACCAGGCATGGCTTAATCAACAACTTAAAGAGACGGCGCCCACGCGGTATACTTTCGTTATGGCTCATGAGCCGGCATATTATGTGGATCTGGAAAGCGGTGGGGGTACCAATCCCGAGGGCGACTTTTATGGTACTACGAATCCGGACGGTTCTCCAAATGCGCAAGGAATAGCTGCTCGTGATGTATTCTGGAATTCTCTCGGCTCTAACGGCGTAAAGATGTATTTGTGTTGTCATGTGCACAATCTGCAGGTGGGGACAGCCAAGGATAGCAGTTTCCCCCAGAACACTATTTACCAGAACATGTCGGGTAATGGCGGCGCGCCGCTTGTTACAACGCCGGGTACGACGGATCCGGACTTAACAATGGTCTATCAGAATTTTTCGGATTACGGATTTGCCCTCTATACGGTAGCCAAAGATACCATCAGCATTGACTATTATTTATATGATTCCTCCAGCGATACGTGGAAACTCGGTTCTACTATTCCCGGCTCTCACTTGCCTATTATCTTAACCGCCGATCCAGTTAACACATGGACAGGCGGAGGGGGTGCGGATACCGACTGGGCGACCGTCGGAAATTGGGATGTCAACGCAGTGCCCGGCATAACAGATACGGCTGTATTTAACAACGGCCCCGGGAACGCAACAACAGTCACATTTGCGACGGCTCCTCCGCTTCCCACCAGCAACGCGGAGTTATTCATAGCAAGCGGCCCGGTTATCTTTGATTTGGCGGGCTTCACTTATAAAGCAACAAACACCTATATATCCGGCATCGAAAATACCACCTATCGTCCGAGCCTTGAAATAAAAGGAGCTCTTTCACGTTTTAACACGACCTTGCTGGACATGGACGGAGTTTCATCGTTTAAAGTAGATGCGGGTGCCTCTGCGACATGCGGCACAATTGCTATTAAAGGCGGAACCGCCACTCTGGAAGGCAACATAACCGCGACCACGACGACCATCGACGGTACAGAATATTTTACTACCCCTGTTCTTACAATAAATGGGAATGGCTTTAATACGACTTCACTTACCATGAACGGATATTCGGATTCATCGTTTATGGTGAATCCGGGCGTCACTGCTACTTGCGGTACTCTTACTGTTCAAGGCGGGACTGCCACGGTGGGAGGAGGCGGCACTATAAATGTAACCAATCTTGATGTTGCCGGCGGCACTTTAGATATCCAAACGTTCAATCAGACCGCCACCAACGTCCAGATGACGAGCGGCGGTATCAGCGGTACAACCGGAAAACTAACCAGCCCGAATACGTTTGATATGCAGAGTGGCACCGTTTCTGCGATACTTGCCGGAGCCGGAGGGCTGAACAAAACCGGCGCAGGCGTTGTAACGCTCAACGCAGCCAACGAATATACGGGAGCCACGACAATTACCGGCGGCACGCTTACTGTCGGCAATGCCAGGGCCGTGAGCGTAGGAGCCGTTACGAACAGCGCCACGTTGAATCTTGACACGGCACCTCTCACGATAACAGGTAAGTATACGCAGAATGCCGGCTCAACGCTGGCGCTTACAGCGAACTCCGCTTCGGCAGGGAATTTTGGTTCTATGACCACTGCTGTCGTGCCGACACTCGATGCGGCCAGCAATGTCTATGTCAATATCGGTGGCTACATACCAAACGGCGCAACGATGACGATTGTGAATACAACCGGCGCGGGCATTGCAGGAAACGTCGCCCCCGGGACCATTAACTCAAGCAATCCTTACGTGACATTCTCCGGCGCGATCTCCAACAATAATCTTGTCCTTACCGCGAATACTAATTTTAGCACAGCCACTTCCAGTTCTAACGGTGCCGCCGTAGGTGCAGTTCTTTCCAATATCACTAACCCGTCCGCAGATATGACCACGGTTCTCAATGCGCTCACATTATCAACACCGGGTCAGGTCGCTTCTTCCGAAAATAGCATGACTCCTGCTACTGACGGTG includes these proteins:
- a CDS encoding transporter, which encodes MKKILTAIIIPVLLLSFIQPAFAKGGHYRPGFANVRDFVIPPQFKGFAVLVYNPFYWSGEYMVNNGKKLQPLNADRSVTINNTITADVTATADINVKMFSYDVNPMLFYCSDFNILGAKYAVGIAPSYNYVYTKIDADLNGTLSINGTPVKSASGHVKVEDSDSGFGDLMVRPLMLDWGSDRYDIVLAYSFYAPTGHYAENKLANVGLGYWSHDISFGGLYYFNKKATAVLCNATYEFNTRMSGQDTYPGQNLILEYGIDQFLNKWLEVAVSGSSYFQMTNDFGTSAHSKSNHEMVHSVGGEVDIWLIPNRVSIVGRYFYQYYGENAMKGQGANATVNILF
- a CDS encoding tyrosine-protein phosphatase, which encodes MTKRARIGFLRLIFCVAFLLGVLIVDAMACSEVFIDKGGKVKISARNFDFPAGNGFIRYSPAGIDRQAQYAPQDSHPLKWTSKYASVTFNASLNKTKSSTNGVYEAGVDGINQAGLKIGTYFLRSSVFPKDGIKTTLDIASLSQYLLDNFKSVDEALADLAGERYRITFTPTESVEIKLHLFLHDSTGQSAIVEFIDGKIKVTRNPEIPVLTNDTYAKSLEHLKLYNGFGGELAIPGDIESLNRFVRGVYYWKNLPVPADMTQAINYGFAATQLLTVPSGFTHGGTQWTIVTDIDNKQIYFRTANNPTIASIDLNKLSASAIVSSDIDLLRIDFVGDVSNMFDKINGLNLVPGQSLGIASVPNLRDIGGYKTRNGAIVRRGLVYRASQLNPISPDDLKKIARLGLVADYDLRTAQERSASPDESLPGVQNVWLNVLADEKQSVAARIEELLHNPKEANVVLGGGKAQAMSAQVYRELISLPSAKQAYRQLFVSLGKPDQLPALFHCTAGKDRTGWAAAALLTLLGVPKDKVMEDYLRSNEYILPAYQTMINAFVAAGGKRAIPMDVLSVKAEYLDAAFDEIQKKYGTIENYFSEALGIDAAGQKALRDLYLERK
- a CDS encoding BBP7 family outer membrane beta-barrel protein, which produces MALIVALNHASELTGVSVAKTVYESGASANNAAFVGEGGLQCKYQVTRAITLKLGYEVLWLSGVATAPGQICQTYIFNNPTRVYTHAVNSNSSVLFHGATAGLDISF
- a CDS encoding autotransporter domain-containing protein, with amino-acid sequence MRKSVFLFFIAILSCSSLCAHRAYGTDDWSFAVIGDTRDNDPTQTGVSQYLPIIAAKAASLNPTSVFVNGDLVNGDSAFYLQPYSIQFNYWKTAMTSLGAIPIYTVRGNHENEVTDFLPTSETLKAAYYTAFGSTTPTVGSPVPQNGPNDANSNGNQTGFTWNLSSQSSLNKKWVRVIGVDQYFYYNSTAQGTSHYYQIDQAWLNQQLKETAPTRYTFVMAHEPAYYVDLESGGGTNPEGDFYGTTNPDGSPNAQGIAARDVFWNSLGSNGVKMYLCCHVHNLQVGTAKDSSFPQNTIYQNMSGNGGAPLVTTPGTTDPDLTMVYQNFSDYGFALYTVAKDTISIDYYLYDSSSDTWKLGSTIPGSHLPIILTADPVNTWTGGGGADTDWATVGNWDVNAVPGITDTAVFNNGPGNATTVTFATAPPLPTSNAELFIASGPVIFDLAGFTYKATNTYISGIENTTYRPSLEIKGALSRFNTTLLDMDGVSSFKVDAGASATCGTIAIKGGTATLEGNITATTTTIDGTEYFTTPVLTINGNGFNTTSLTMNGYSDSSFMVNPGVTATCGTLTVQGGTATVGGGGTINVTNLDVAGGTLDIQTFNQTATNVQMTSGGISGTTGKLTSPNTFDMQSGTVSAILAGAGGLNKTGAGVVTLNAANEYTGATTITGGTLTVGNARAVSVGAVTNSATLNLDTAPLTITGKYTQNAGSTLALTANSASAGNFGSMTTAVVPTLDAASNVYVNIGGYIPNGATMTIVNTTGAGIAGNVAPGTINSSNPYVTFSGAISNNNLVLTANTNFSTATSSSNGAAVGAVLSNITNPSADMTTVLNALTLSTPGQVASSENSMTPATDGATTQASTAMLNNFVTNMETHLENVRTTGGATGIATGDDYLNGIDIWAQGLGDYAHQGPRGTSNGYNATSWGISGGADKSLCNDSFRTGLGTGYGQTFVRSKDFSGRTDIDSIPATIYCDYENNTLPFYVDAAFTFIYNLYNGSRQVTAGIISRTANADYNGQQYSGYVEGGYSFFYKNISLTPLASFQYMHLHTGSYTESNAGALDLSVVSQDYDMAQTGFGAKVACPFENKWGTLTPDLHFKWLYDWVGDAQASTASFAGGGSAFGTNGFSPAQSEWDFGVRLDFKTKYNVTLGLDYDFIFKADYYEHYGTLDVRYSF